In Streptomyces sp. NBC_01381, the sequence GCGGCTCAGCCCCTTCCCGCGGGCACAGCTGCCGCGGCTCGCGGATCTGGGGGAGCGGATCCTGCTGGGCACGGACTTCCCGAACATCCCGTACGGGTACGTCCATCAGCTCGACGCCCTCGAACGGCTCGGCCTGGGGGACGACTGGCTGCGGGCCGTCTGCCACGGGAACGGGGCACGGCTTTTCGGGCTGCCCGTCGTCTAGGGCTGCCCGCCTAGCCGGGGCGCGTTTCTCAGGGAATTCACAGGTTCCGGCAAGGGGTCTCTCAGGGGCGCGGCGCAGGCTGTCGGCCATGACTACGACCTCGCCCCAGGGGCGTACCGAACTGCTCAGGCCGGACGGGAGTCCCGTACGCGTGCTCGTCGTGGACGACGAGGTGTCGCTGACCGAGCTGCTGTCCATGGCCCTGCGTTACGAGGGCTGGCAGATCCGCAGCGCGGGCGACGGGGCCGGTGCGGTGCGGGCCGCGCGGTCCTTCAGGCCCGACGCCGTGGTGCTCGACATGATGCTGCCCGACATGGACGGCCTCGCCGTGCTCGGCAGGCTGCGGCGCGAGCTGCCCGACGTACCGGTGCTCTTCCTGACGGCCAAGGACGCCGTCGAGGACCGCATCGCCGGGCTCACGGCGGGCGGCGACGACTATGTCACCAAGCCCTTCAGTCTCGAAGAAGTCGTGGCGCGGCTTCGCGGGCTCATCCGGCGGGCGGGGGCCAGCGGCCGACGCAGCGAGTCCGTGCTCGCCGTCGGGGACCTCACCCTCGACGAGGACAGCCACGAGGTGACGCGGGGCGGGGACTCCATCCATCTCACGGCCACCGAGTTCGAGCTGCTCCGCTATCTGATGCGCAATCCGCGGCGCGTGCTCAGCAAGGCGCAGATCCTCGACCGGGTGTGGAGCTATGACTTCGGGGGCCAGGCCAACGTCGTCGAGCTCTACATCTCGTATCTGAGGAGGAAGCTCGACGCAGGACGCGAGCCGATGATCCACACGCGGCGCGGGGCCGGGTATCTGATCAAGGCCGCCCCATCGGTCGAGGGCGCGGCCGCGTCATGAAGCAGGTCTCATGACGCGGCGGCGGCAGCCGCGGTCGCTGCGGACGCGGCTCGTCGTCTCGGCGGTGGCGCTGATCGCCGTCGTCTGCGCGGTGATCGCGACGGTGACGACCATCGCGCTGCGGTCCCATCTGTACGACCAGCTGGACGGCTCGCTCGGCACGGTCGCGATGCGCGCGTCGGGTCCGCTGCCGAAGCCGGGGGCCGA encodes:
- a CDS encoding response regulator transcription factor, with the translated sequence MTTTSPQGRTELLRPDGSPVRVLVVDDEVSLTELLSMALRYEGWQIRSAGDGAGAVRAARSFRPDAVVLDMMLPDMDGLAVLGRLRRELPDVPVLFLTAKDAVEDRIAGLTAGGDDYVTKPFSLEEVVARLRGLIRRAGASGRRSESVLAVGDLTLDEDSHEVTRGGDSIHLTATEFELLRYLMRNPRRVLSKAQILDRVWSYDFGGQANVVELYISYLRRKLDAGREPMIHTRRGAGYLIKAAPSVEGAAAS